One window from the genome of Podospora pseudocomata strain CBS 415.72m chromosome 6, whole genome shotgun sequence encodes:
- the IDI1 gene encoding isopentenyl-diphosphate delta-isomerase idi1 (COG:Q; BUSCO:EOG0926458I; EggNog:ENOG503NU8E), which produces MSVTTIETQTRSVPITAETILSLFPDIDTSGEALEGHDEEQIRLMDEVCIVTDENDMPIGTASKKLCHLMTNIDKGLLHRAFSVFLFNDKNELLLQQRASEKITFPDMWTNTCCSHPLHMASETGSNLEDSVLGVKNAARRKLDHELGIKKEQVPLEDFHFLTRIHYKAPSDGKWGEHEIDYILFIKANVDLNPSPNEVKDVQYVSAEKLKQLFEDPSLKFTPWFKLICNSMLFEWWANLDTGLDKYKNEQEIRRM; this is translated from the exons ATGtctgtcaccaccatcgagaCCCAGACGCGCAGCGTCCCCATCACAGCCGAGACCATCCTTAGCCTGTTCCCCGATATCGACACCAGCGGCGAGGCGCTCGAGGGCCACGATGAGGAGCAGATCCGCTTGATGGACGAGGTCTGCATTGTGACAGACGAGAATGATATGCCGATCGGAACTGCCAGCAAGAAGCTTT GCCACCTTATGACGAACATCGACAAGGGACTCTTGCACCGCGCCTTctccgtcttcctcttcaacgacaagaacgagctgcttcttcagcagcGTGCCTCCGAGAAGATTACCTTCCCGGACATGTGGACCAACACCTGCTGCTCACACCCGCTGCACATGGCGAGCGAGACCGGGTCCAACCTGGAGGACTCTGTTTTGGGCGTCAAGAATGCTGCGCGACGGAAGTTGGACCACGAATTGggcatcaagaaggagcaggtCCCCCTGGAGGACTTTCACTTCCTGACACGCATTCACTACAAGGCGCCAAGCGACGGGAAATGGGGCGAGCACGAGA TCGACTACATTCTCTTCATCAAGGCCAATGTCGATCTTAACCCCAGCCCGAACGAGGTCAAGGACGTACAGTATGTCTCtgccgagaagctgaagcAGCTCTTTGAGGATCCTTCCCTTAAGTTCACGCCTTGGTTCAAGCTGATCTGCAACTCGATGCTGTTTGAGTGGTGGGCGAACTTGGACACTGGGCTCGACAAGTACAAGAACGAGCAGGAGATCCGCCGCATGTAG
- a CDS encoding hypothetical protein (COG:K; EggNog:ENOG503NWZM): protein MATSTTTTTTTTTTTSSPSATTIPLSTSSTTTNSGGNGSSSGVKVLATLTKRSLLPAAWNTQVRTVQTHECREAALSLAHAFQADDYARYLVDIESNPAVESPLSNDNTATTSGGVTFTWAGFGGEAKGRQGKGAAEDKWNLHVDILTYTVASHCIGGGLVTTVGEDFDSVALWVPPNPPPSLDSYLTHFRSGLWRLHFQLCAEGRRRLFDEILPLLHDTKREVLGPEKENDAWYLVYLGTKPRSQGRGLGGRLLRDGMMRADREGRQMYLESSSAVNNEYYKKFGFEIKKEIYLKRGRWPVRLTIMVREPGATGKGRRVGKVVG, encoded by the exons ATGGCgacgtcaaccaccaccacaacaacaacaacaaccacgacctCCAGCCCCTCCGCCACGACCATTCCactctccacctcatcaacaacaacaaacagtGGTGGGAATGGCAGCAGTAGTGGCGTGAAAGTCCTCGCAACACTCACCAAacgctccctcctccccgcagCCTGGAACACCCAAGTGCGCACCGTCCAAACCCACGAATGCCGCGAGGCGGCCCTCAGTCTCGCGCACGCGTTCCAGGCGGATGACTACGCGAGGTATCTGGTGGATATCGAGAGCAACCCCGCTGTTGAATCCCCTCTTTCCAACGATAATACCGCCACCACATCTGGAGGGGTGACGTTCACCTGGGCTGGTTTCGGCGGCGAGGCAAAGGGACGACAGGGCAAGGGTGCGGCGGAAGACAAATGGAACCTTCACGTCGATATCCTGACTTACACCGTCGCCTCTCACTGTATCGGCGGGGGGCTTGTGAcgacggtgggggaggatttTGATAGTGTTGCTCTTTG ggtaccacccaacccacccccctccctcgacaGCTACCTAACTCACTTCCGCTCTGGGCTCTGGCGTCTGCACTTCCAACTCTGCGCTGAAGGCCGTCGCCGTCTCTTTGATGAGATCCTCCCTCTGCTTCACGACACCAAGCGGGAGGTCTTGGGcccggagaaggagaatgaTGCTTGGTATTTGGTTTACTTGGGCACTAAACCGAGATCTCAGGGgaggggcttggggggaCGGTTGCTgagggatgggatgatgagggcggatagggaggggaggcagatGTACCTTGAGTCGAGCTCGGCGGTGAATAATGAGTATTACAAGAAGTTTGGGtttgagatcaagaaggagatttATTTGAAGAGGGGAAGGTGGCCGGTTAGGTTGACTATCATGGTGCGGGAGCCGGGCGcgacggggaaggggaggagggttggcaaggttgttggttga
- a CDS encoding hypothetical protein (COG:V; EggNog:ENOG503NUM1), which yields MPSSPRSQPIPARKESSIPSSHHDRHASLANSFLSTSPLAQEVLARDLAAFSDDEDIPVDTEVVDGSDHGEDDATQGPTLYRRPSGIAFGTTRPALALPLGHDDPALLTRTERARSRDAERSLLRDNHIIPPKHHHEPPPKGIAGQFSRLYKRLFSTKVPLPSSDEEAPRIIIGPDERAPLLGSTSRHPSDAPENLNEQWEAAVAAGQIRTTWQREAKTIAGYSKSLIVTFLLQYSLTVTSIFAVARLGTVELGAVTLATMTANITCYAPIQGLATSLDTLCAQAFGSGHKTLVGLQMQRMVYFLMLVLVPVMGVWWKSEEILIKLGIEQASAAFAGIYLRTIVLGAPAYAIFEAGKRFVLAQGLFHATTYVLLVAAPVNVLLNFLFVWKLGWGFKGAPMAVAITQNLLPLLLGLYVWKVEGKEAWGGFKKGALRNWGPMIRLALPGMIMVVAEWFAFEILTLLCGRIGVTTLAAQSVLVTITSTTFQIPFPLSIAGSTRVANLVGAKLVDAGKTSAKVTVFGGFLVGVFNLTILTVFRYQIPRLFTDDEDVINLVAKVLPVCALMQVFDGMAAVSHGLLRGIGKQEFGGYANLVCYYVVALPISFGLGFGLDWKLTGLWIGVTIGLGLVSLVEYAFIWASDWDQAAKEAENRNNAG from the exons ATGCCTTCAAGTCCAAGAAGTCAGCCAATTCCAGCAAGAAAAGAATCTTCCATCCCTAGCAGCCACCATGACCGCCACGCATCCTTAGCaaactccttcctctccacttCGCCTCTTGCCCAAGAAGTCCTGGCACGAGACCTTGCAGCTTTCTCCGATGACGAAGACATACCCGTCGACACAGAAGTAGTTGACGGATCTGACCATGGAGAAGACGATGCCACCCAAGGACCAACTCTGTACCGCCGGCCAAGCGGGATAGCCTTTGGGACTACCCGCCCagctcttgctcttcccTTAGGACATGATGATCCCGCCTTACTCACCCGCACTGAGCGAGCCCGCAGCCGTGATGCTGAACGGTCTTTGCTGAGGGACAATCATATTATTCCGCCTAAACACCACCAtgagccaccaccaaaaggcATCGCCGGCCAGTTCTCCCGGTTGTACAAACGACTCTTCAGCACCAAGGTCCCTCTTCCGtccagtgatgaggaagcacctcgcatcatcatcggtCCGGATGAGCGGGCTCCCTTGCTGGGAAGCACCTCTCGTCATCCATCAGATGCCCCGGAAAATCTCAACGAGCAATGGGAAGCTGCCGTGGCGGCAGGACAAATCCGCACCACCTGGCAGCGGGAGGCGAAAACTATTGCTGGTTATTCCAAATCACTGATTGTCACCTTTTTGCTGCAGTACTCCTTGACAGTAACGTCCATCTTTGCTGTTGCAAGACTAGGAACTGTCGAGTTGGGAGCAGTGACATTGGCTACCATGACAGCAAACATCACCTGCTACGCTCCTATCCAGGGTCTGGCCACGAGTCTGGATACCCTCTGTGCGCAGGCGTTTGGGTCTGGGCACAAGACCCTAGTGGGGCTGCAGATGCAGAGGATGGTGTactttttgatgttggtgctcgtgccggtgatgggggtgtggtggAAGTCGGAGGAGATATTGATCAAACTGGGAATTGAACAGGCGAGCGCGGCGTTTGCGGGGATTTATCTCAGGACGATTGTGTTGGGTGCGCCAGCGTATGCTATATTTGAAGCAGGGAAACGGTTTGTCTTGGCCCAGGGACTGTTTCATGCTACTACGTATGTGCTGCTTGTGGCGGCGCCGGTGAATGTTCTGTTGAACTTTTTGTTTGTGTGGaagctgggttgggggtttaAGGGCGCTCCGATGGCGGTGGCTATTACGCAGAAtttgttgccgttgttgttggggctATATGTGTGGAAggtggaagggaaggaggcGTGGGGAGGGTTTAAGAAGGGGGCCTTGAGGAATTGGGGACCGATGATTAGGTTGGCGTTACCGGGGATGATTATGGTTGTGGCGGAGTGGTTCGCTTTTGAGATTTTGACGCTGTTGTGTGGGAGGATTGGGGTGACGACACTGGCGGCGCAGAGTGTGTTGGTTACTATTACTTCGACAACTTTTCAGATTCCGTTTCCGTTGTCGATTGCGGGCTCGACGAGGGTTGCGAATTTGGTGGGGGCTAAGTTGGTGGACGCTGGGAAGACTTCGGCCAAGGTGACTGTATTTGGCGGCTTTCTCGTGGGGGTGTTTAACCTGACGATACTGACGGTGTTTCGGTATCAAATCCCGCGGCTTTTTactgacgatgaggatgtcaTCAACTTGGTTGCGAAGGTCCTTCCTGTTTGTGCGCTGATGCAGGTCTTCGATGGCATGGCTGCTGTCTCTCATGGGCTGCTGCGTGGTATTGGCAAGCAAGAATTCGGAGGATACGCCAACTTGGTCTGTTATTATGTCGTGGCGCTGCCCATCTCCTTTGGCTTGGGCTTTGGCCTGGACTGGAAGTTGACTGGCCTCTGGATCGGCGTCACGATTGGCCTAGGCCT CGTGTCGTTGGTTGAATATGCATTTATCTGGGCATCTGATTGGGATCAGGCAGCCAAAGAGGCTGAGAACAGAAACAACGCCGGCTGA
- a CDS encoding hypothetical protein (BUSCO:EOG0926025H; COG:S; EggNog:ENOG503NVBX), producing MGKRFSYGGDAAGGPRKRAKVVHEAPTSEEVHASRQLRQLLVFDQDPARSRHGLQSLKLYLDELLSTDGGIKSERAKILRDYLDSEKPAEDGENPVYLPDIMHTWSHAGQTNNDNLMSAVPVVLVLLLRLLSQSLETVPYGLGICRTLLIKEFQQLISRNLTADKGKSFVISPTLRLLREAVSFDGGAIARPFFRARATMLKSLARNMGIVHMGEDKEDTKRPSARTNAIQFFLAAIKYLHPEAKKELLSQRDIVSALTRDVKQDPPYMLKELLVGLKNHIIMDDKVPREAKSNLLNTSTLVRLSALYQYRLDSPAEDEPSIADMAHELLLAVCTNPACGVLRQDAGFYPREIDPNTTIPRAELDDLGLEAVAWMNKFKTEVPIRNFTLSNFLPNLRPWSSVKQSQLITSIFKVAPELVANYFINNKSFTFEPKLSATWIGYAAFLFNTVILPIPENLCRGPNVPELPPPTSIVLDNVLPLPLSQKALVRCLEHKSNMIKFFATRILVVAIEKLDAVITIYQDPSHTNKSIWNEAARRLVDEFCQRAPGIRNMITACQKIPTEDLLHREAASRLLRLCYEVLPQATLSAKLDVSAHLDAVLGRISNQELEDPRDFALGLKELESLLAIAGYSPGMRWFGASKATTLSPFTQLLKICVEAPKGVSLEAMKQVLNFVAVEQQLVPGHAGHPGLLPLIEALQSSSKYASQAWPFLDNCLTQCAIKSVKYVEMLQDIAQETAESTSQNIDEPLVSPIILAIRDQLPHASKNGGEEVLKALGRILPSYLGLSVTVGESRPILSSIFSKMVSDLPDPKGKLAKAGVPETLEFQHNSWSSSKPKSEKKAVDTQDAATLETNIDQETLEGMLHVPDSLEAEHSALMKWANKTADELVDEGYATSLIALLASEHASIRKEALVSILKVADKIKQSQYEEKEQVWLLLSELAETAKDNINNGPLPSTIVAFASHALHIVRDPLHGLYPKVNIFLTRGPYWSLDKLPLVDEILTEEPNVGDAFYTQISWLLTYLIDGLRSASDLELYHKKRSRGPILERILALAVNPYMRLPLRTQVLRLLYRASSIEGGSTTLTTRFSVMNWLEERRSACADSSEAAVYDGLRRRIWETCDQQRVTEWSKNGLP from the exons ATGGGGAAACGGTTCTCTTATGGCGGCGATGCTGCCGGTGGTCCGAGAAAAAGAGCCAAGGTGGTTCATGAAGCACCGACGTCCGAGGAAGTCCACGCCAGCAGACAGTTGAGGCAACTCCTGGTATTCGACCAGGACCCAGCGCGGTCAAGACATG GTCTTCAATCGCTCAAACTCTACCTTGACGAACTCCTCAGCACAGATGGCGGCATAAAGAGCGAACGCGCCAAAATTCTCCGAGATTATTTGGATTCAGAGAAACCCGCCGAAGATGGGGAGAACCCGGTCTATCTGCCAGATATTATGCACACATGGAGTCATGCCGGTCaaaccaacaacgacaatCTCATGTCCGCTGTTCCCGTGGTGCTCGTCCTGCTCCTGAGGCTGCTCTCCCAGTCGCTTGAGACCGTCCCATACGGGCTTGGAATTTGCAGAACACTGTTGATCAAAGAATTTCAACAGCTGATCAGTCGGAATTTAACCGCTGACAAGGGGAAATCCTTTGTCATCTCTCCCACACTTCGcttgttgagggaggcggtCAGCTTTGATGGAGGGGCGATTGCGAGACCCTTTTTCAGGGCGAGGGCGACCATGTTGAAATCATTGGCCCGCAATATGGGTATCGTCCACATGGGAGAGGACAAGGAAGACACCAAGCGACCTTCGGCTCGCACTAATGCTATTCAATTCTTTCTCGCCGCAATCAAATACCTTCACccagaggcgaagaaggaatTGCTCTCCCAAAGAGACATCGTCTCTGCGCTAACCAGGGACGTCAAGCAGGATCCTCCATATATGCTCAAGGAGCTACTCGTTGGGCTGAAAAATCACATTATTATGGACGACAAGGTTCCCCGCGAGGCCAAGTCAAACCTGCTCAACACCTCGACCCTTGTTCGATTATCGGCGCTTTACCAGTATCGCCTCGATTCCCCAGCCGAAGACGAGCCCTCGATAGCTGATATGGCCCACGAACTATTATTAGCTGTGTGCACAAACCCAGCTTGTGGCGTCTTGAGACAGGACGCTGGATTCTACCCCCGGGAGATAGACCCAAACACGACAATACCAAGGGCGGAGCTCGACGACTTGGGCCTGGAAGCGGTTGCGTGGATGAACAAGTTCAAGACGGAAGTGCCTATTCGAAACTTCACGCTCTCGAACTTTCTACCAAATCTGCGCCCTTGGTCAAGCGTCAAACAAAGTCAACTCATCACCTCTATCTTCAAGGTGGCACCGGAACTAGTGGCCAACTacttcatcaacaacaaatcTTTCACCTTTGAACCGAAGCTTTCTGCCACATGGATTGGTTACGCGGCGTTTTTGTTCAATACCGTCATTCTCCCAATACCAGAGAATCTGTGCCGCGGTCCAAACGTCCCCGAGCTGCCCCCACCTACGTCAATTGTTCTTGACAACGTCCTCCCGCTTCCTCTGAGCCAAAAGGCCCTCGTCCGCTGCCTAGAACACAAATCAAATATGATCAAGTTCTTTGCCACGAGGATCCTGGTAGTGGCCATAGAGAAACTTGATGCTGTCATCACAATCTACCAGGACCCTTCTCACACCAATAAGTCGATATGGAACGAAGCCGCTCGAAGGCTGGTGGACGAGTTTTGCCAGCGCGCCCCTGGCATTCGCAATATGATTACTGCATGCCAAAAAATCCCCACAGAGGATCTACTCCACCGCGAAGCGGCAAGTCGGCTGCTACGTCTATGCTATGAGGTGCTGCCTCAAGCTACGCTGAGTGCCAAATTGGATGTTTCCGCCCATCTAGACGCTGTTCTGGGCCGCATCTCCAACCAAGAACTGGAGGATCCGCGTGACTTTGCCCTCGGGCTGAAAGAACTTGAAAGTCTTCTGGCTATTGCTGGGTACTCTCCTGGCATGCGGTGGTTCGGGGCTTCGAAAGCAACCACTTTGTCACCTTTCACTCAGTTGCTGAAGATCTGCGTCGAGGCCCCAAAGGGTGTTTCGCTGGAGGCGATGAAGCAGGTTTTGAACTTTGTGGCCGTCGAACAACAGCTCGTTCCAGGTCATGCCGGACACCCTGGCTTGCTTCCGTTGATTGAAGCTCTTCAGTCCTCTTCCAAGTACGCCTCTCAGGCATGGCCGTTCTTGGATAACTGCTTAACGCAATGCGCCATCAAATCGGTGAAGTATGTCGAAATGCTGCAAGATATTGCACAAGAGACTGCCGAGTCCACTAGTCAAAACATCGATGAGCCACTCGTGAGCCCCATCATTCTTGCTATCCGGGACCAACTTCCCCACGCATCTAAGaatggaggggaagaggtgcTCAAGGCTCTTGGCCGAATTTTGCCTAGCTATCTGGGGCTGTCAGTCACTGTTGGTGAGAGCAGACCGATACTTAGCTCGATCTTTTCCAAGATGGTGAGTGACCTCCCAGATCCCAAGGGCAAGCTTGCCAAGGCAGGCGTTCCTGAGACGCTTGAATTTCAGCACAATTCTTGGTCATCTTCGAAACCAAAAtccgagaagaaggcagtGGATACACAGGATGCGGCCACACTCGAAACGAACATCGATCAAGAAACCTTGGAGGGCATGCTGCATGTCCCCGATAGTTTGGAAGCAGAACACTcagctttgatgaagtgggCAAACAAGACAGCAGATGAACTTGTCGACGAAGGTTATGCGACCTCCTTGATTGCATTGCTGGCATCTGAACATGCCAGTATCCGTAAAGAGGCGCTTGTCAGTATTCTCAAGGTGGCAGACAAGATCAAACAATCACAGTATGAAGAGAAGGAGCAAGTTTGGCTGCTTTTGTCTGAACTCGCGGAAACGGCCAAAGACAATATCAACAACGGACCTCTGCCCAGCACAATAGTCGCGTTTGCCAGCCACGCCTTGCATATCGTACGCGACCCGCTCCATGGCCTTTACCCCAAGGTCAACATTTTTTTGACTCGAGGACCATACTGGAGTCTGGACAAGCTGCCTCTGGTGGATGAGATACTGACCGAGGAGCCCAACGTCGGCGATGCCTTTTATACCCAGATAAGTTGGCTGTTGACGTACCTCATCGACGGGTTACGTTCAGCTTCTGACCTGGAGCTCTACCACAAAAAGCGTAGCCGGGGACCAATCTTGGAGAGAATCCTTGCTCTGGCGGTCAACCCATACATGAGGCTACCACTACGCACCCAGGTGTTGAGATTACTCTACCGGGCTAGTAGTATCGAGGGTGGCAGTACTACGCTCACGACGAGATTCAGCGTGATGAACTGGTTGGAGGAACGACGGTCCGCGTGCGCTGATTCCAGTGAAGCTGCAGTCTATGATGGCCTGCGTAGGAGGATATGGGAGACGTGTGACCAGCAAAGGGTTACAGAATGGAGTAAGAACGGGCTGCCTTGA